The following are from one region of the Thermoflexus hugenholtzii JAD2 genome:
- a CDS encoding cobalamin-independent methionine synthase II family protein produces MARNGLPLFPVTVVGSWPRPPWLLEALRKRHAGQLSYQEFQEIADRAALEALRAQEEAGVEIVSDGEQRRDNFYSFVVEKLEGVRMMSVAEMYDYAEDKSYFEQILRQLDVPAYAIKTPVAVDKIRLKMPLALDELEFLRRHTDRPIKIPLPGPYLLTRTMWVQGLSDRVYPTREDLAQDVVAILREEILRLRDAGAAFIQLDEPVLTEVVFQPPVHSRTFMCASLSAAGEDPQLELAWAAQLINRVVLGVEGVRIGVHICRGNWTTREEALLTGDYRPLLSTLEAMRVQQWVLEFATPRAGDLEVFRECRQKRELGLGVVNPRTAEIEPPEFIVARVKEALNYFEPSQIFLNPDCGFGTFAERPVATPEVAFRKLRSIRQAAEQLRREFGTA; encoded by the coding sequence GCAGCTGGCCGCGGCCGCCATGGCTGCTGGAGGCCTTGCGCAAGCGCCACGCCGGCCAGCTCTCGTATCAGGAGTTCCAGGAGATCGCCGACCGCGCCGCCCTGGAGGCCCTGCGGGCCCAGGAGGAGGCGGGTGTGGAGATCGTCAGCGACGGCGAACAGCGCCGCGACAACTTCTACTCCTTCGTCGTCGAGAAGCTGGAAGGGGTCCGCATGATGAGTGTGGCCGAGATGTATGACTACGCGGAGGACAAATCCTACTTCGAGCAGATCCTCCGCCAGCTGGACGTCCCGGCCTACGCCATCAAGACCCCGGTGGCGGTGGATAAGATCCGCCTGAAGATGCCCTTGGCTCTGGACGAGCTGGAGTTCCTGCGTCGGCACACCGACCGGCCGATCAAGATCCCCCTCCCCGGCCCCTACCTGCTCACCCGCACCATGTGGGTGCAGGGCCTCTCCGACCGGGTCTACCCCACCCGGGAGGATCTGGCCCAGGACGTGGTGGCCATCCTGCGGGAGGAGATCCTTCGCTTGCGGGACGCGGGGGCGGCTTTCATCCAGCTGGACGAGCCGGTGTTGACCGAGGTGGTGTTCCAGCCGCCGGTCCACAGCCGCACTTTCATGTGCGCCTCTCTCTCGGCCGCGGGGGAGGATCCCCAGCTGGAGCTGGCCTGGGCCGCCCAGCTGATCAACCGGGTGGTGCTGGGGGTGGAAGGGGTGCGCATCGGCGTCCACATCTGCCGGGGGAATTGGACCACGCGGGAGGAGGCGCTGCTCACCGGGGATTACCGGCCGCTGCTGAGCACCCTGGAGGCCATGCGGGTGCAGCAGTGGGTGCTGGAGTTCGCCACCCCGCGGGCCGGCGACCTGGAGGTCTTCCGGGAGTGCCGGCAGAAGCGGGAGCTGGGCCTGGGGGTGGTCAACCCGCGCACCGCCGAGATCGAGCCCCCTGAGTTCATCGTCGCCCGGGTGAAGGAGGCCCTGAACTACTTCGAACCCTCGCAGATCTTCCTGAACCCGGACTGCGGCTTCGGGACCTTCGCTGAGCGCCCGGTGGCCACCCCGGAGGTGGCCTTCCGCAAGCTCCGATCCATCCGCCAGGCCGCGGAGCAGCTGCGGCGGGAGTTCGGGACGGCGTAG